The window CGCAAAGCCACTACTCGAGGAATGCGGTGAATGTGAGGATAGCAATCGCTACCGGGGTCGCCAGCGCGATCGCGGTGCTGCTCACCACGACGCTTGTGACTACCCAGCCCTGGTATGACCGTCAAGTATTCGCGATCGCTTTCAGCGCCATACTCGTCGTAGTGGCAGTGCGGATGCTTCTGGACAAAACGCCGCACGAACCACAGGCAGGTCCATTACCGCCTCGATCAACATCCGCGGTCCGCCTGACGCGACTCGCGGCCACGGGATCAGTCGCAGGCGTAGTGTCAAGCGCGGTCGGAGTCGGTGGTGGGGTCGTACTGGTGCCGGCCTACAATCGCCTTCTGAAACTCCCGATGCACGTAGCCGTGGGCACATCGAGTGCCACCATCATCCTCATTTCAATCTTCGGCGTAGCATCGTACGTGGTCCAGGGGATGGGGGACGCCGCCACCGCCTCCTCTCTCGGTTTTGTCGATCCGCTGCGTGCTCTCTACCTGAGCATCCCTGCCGCCCTCACGGCCAGGGCCGGCGTATGGGCCTCACACCGAATTAATCAACGCCGACTCCAAAAGGGCTTTGCGGTGTTTGCAATCCTGGTTGCAATCCGCCTTGTAGTCGGTGCCCTTGTCGCATAGACGACCGCACAAACAAGAAAGGGGCGCCCGCATTCTGCGACCGCCCCTTAAACTTGATCTGCCTGGACGTCAGTCGATTACAAACGTCACCTTGCAATTGACGCGATACTTCTCCACCGCACCGTCCTTTACCATCGCCTGGATCCCGTCAACGTAGATGCTTCGCACCTTTCGTACGGTCTTGGCTGCGGTCTTTGCCGCCTCCTCAATGGCCGCTTCGACGGTCTTCCCCTCTGCGATGAGTTCAATTACTTTTGCTACTGACATATTCCTGCTTCCTCAGCTTGTTACGCTAACGGGTTTTCCGTCTCTAGTAGTTTACTCCTCTACCCAGACCCTTGGCCTGCTTGACCCAGCCATCGACCTGCGAAAGCGCGGGTAGCTGACGAACCAACTTTTTCTTGCCGTTCACCTCAGCCATCTTGGCATGCAGATTGGCAGAGCTTCTCTTCGATAGCTCGACCACCGTATCGACACCAGCCGCCTCGAGAAGCTCAGCATACTCGCCGCCG of the Rhodothermales bacterium genome contains:
- a CDS encoding sulfite exporter TauE/SafE family protein; translated protein: MLPLDLVLVLAGLVGGFAAGLIGIGGGIVFAPVLVLYFQSAGVADELVIPLAIGTSLMCTLLTSLVSAQSHYSRNAVNVRIAIATGVASAIAVLLTTTLVTTQPWYDRQVFAIAFSAILVVVAVRMLLDKTPHEPQAGPLPPRSTSAVRLTRLAATGSVAGVVSSAVGVGGGVVLVPAYNRLLKLPMHVAVGTSSATIILISIFGVASYVVQGMGDAATASSLGFVDPLRALYLSIPAALTARAGVWASHRINQRRLQKGFAVFAILVAIRLVVGALVA
- a CDS encoding DUF4332 domain-containing protein, whose amino-acid sequence is MAKLTTIEGVGEVAAKKFKKAGVGSVEALLKKGSTPAGRKQLAEAINMDPKKLLRFVNHADLMRVKGIGGEYAELLEAAGVDTVVELSKRSSANLHAKMAEVNGKKKLVRQLPALSQVDGWVKQAKGLGRGVNY
- a CDS encoding dodecin domain-containing protein — encoded protein: MSVAKVIELIAEGKTVEAAIEEAAKTAAKTVRKVRSIYVDGIQAMVKDGAVEKYRVNCKVTFVID